AATGCGCAAACCTGGTATATTATATATTTCCTCTTGGCCTAAAAACCATTTCTTAAAAACCATTTCTTTTTCTAGGGATTATCAAGACTGCTTCTTTGAATACAGTAGTGGGTAAGTTTTGAAAGACTGTGAAGTTAcagaaggaaaacaggaaaagggCTCAATCTATAATTAGCAAAATGaacatctaccctgtttccctgaaaataagacttccccagataataagcccaatatggcttttgagcgcatgcactaaaataagcccaccccgaaaatattgcaacccagcagcagccatgaggtgaccacgctcgctgcctcctgcacctcaaaaataagacctccccgaaaataaggccaagcgcttatttcaggagtcaaaagaagataagaccctgtcttattttcagggaaacacggtatctgtCATAGGCAGTGTtacccaaccttggcaactttaagatgactATGGCTGgctggcgaattctgggagttgaagtcttaaaagttgctgagcttgagaaacattgttcCTATATTTGCACTTGAACATAAAGCATGTGGAGAATGCACATATCAGCCCTTCAGGAAAGGCCTAGTCAGGAAACAGATCAAAGATGCCAGAAATGCCATCGTTGTTATAGGATATAGTAACCGAAGCTTGAAAACTGACCAAGTCCTGAGCAAGTTTTCCCTCTGTCTGTCTTACACCAAACTGAATCAAGACAGGATTATTTTGAGTTACTTTCTCGCACCTTTTCCTTCCCACCCAGTGAATTGTCTTTTCTTTGCCCAACCAATTCCTGCGTTCaagttttatattccttttatgatCCCAAGAGAACTTAAAAACATTGAAATTTTAGCAGAttgtatacaggcagtcctcatctTACAGCCACAGTTGAGccacaaatttctgttgctaagtaagacagtggTTAAAAAAGCTTTGTCCCACTTTAtggcctttcctgccacagttgttgaatCTGAAccttgcagttgttcagttagcaacacggttgttaagtgaatccggctttcccattggctttgttgatcggaaggttgcaaaaggggatcgcatgagcccttcaatgtcataaatatgagtcagttgccaagtatctgaattttattttatttttaattaaaagaatttttattttttaaagataaacttacacaaagaaaacataaaaacCCCAGCATGtcggttggttacaaaacttGTGCACCTccccatagtcctcacttagttTATATAAagtctcatattatcaatctaatatatattatcattattaatcttttatttgactataactattattccttcattttatacaagatattctaaattttgaattaatttatattataacaattaatcctaaatccatccaataatagtacatctttatattatattccgTGTCATTCCATTGTCCTTGTATTGCAAAATTCTCAGTcgtatttcatttccatattttttttttttttgtctaaccattggtaaaataaatcccatatcttataaaattgttttatcttcttgttctctaatttcaaatgtcaatatactcatttcagcacattccattattttatgaataaggtcctcctgcgttggtattttctcatttttccagttttttagcaaatacaattctggctgctgttaacacatttactcaagtatctgaattttgatcacatgaccatggggatgatgagTGCAAAAAAGAGTTTttcagtcacctttttcagtgccgttgtgtaACTGAACGGTCGCTGAACAAGCTGTTGGAAGCCAAGAACCACctgcaaattttaaaataattgctatTTTTATAAATTAAGACTCCGTAGCCCATGCTTCTTGCctatttcattaaaaatatgtATAGCCACCGCACCATGGAGGCCTGTTGCTTCGTGCAGTGAGGCTTTAATTGTGAGCAGAATCCAACTTGAACATTAAAAGACAAATGGGCCAAGGCATTTCTAACGCCCACTCTCAAAACGACCATCAATGAAAGACTCTTAAAGCAGATTTCTCACTTTATAGTTCAATGGaggacaacaacaaaaaaaatatgtggaAACTTCATCGGAGGTTACTGATGCCGTTGCTTTTCCTTTATAGTGGTTGGTGCTGTGGCGTTTTTTGCTGGGAAAATGTTATATATTGAAAAATGTACGGAGAGTTTTAGAAATCTTCTCGTGCCATTCGGACCGGAACAGAGCAGGTTTGTTTGGAATCCATACTTTCAATGATAATttgaggaggtttttttttattaagtaatctttattagttatacatttttttaagagtaaaacatacaaatacaaatacaattttaaacatacaaccccccccaccccccccgcagtgacagtcattcacagcccaacttttttctttccttcctcattgttaggtctctaagccacatcttctcattacaaagttcagggatctattacaatacccatgttcacttttaactttccccagttcctgctgttctccttgtcgcccacatataccataggttccagctaaggtaatgttccgtttctcctttctccctcagccaacccgtcattctgtccatttctgcacattcatagatctttttaattatagcatcttccgacggtatggtagtggatttccaaaattgtgcataagttattcttgcggccacaattatgtgtaggctcaaatgccatattgaactgctcatgttttctggtttaatgcttagtagaaggttctcgggtctccattccatgtttgccccggtaacctcttttaaccattttttaatccttctccagtatttcgtggcctcagtacaggaccaccaaatatggtagaatgtgccatcctttcttccacatttccaacacaatggagataacccagggaacatcttggctaacctcgttggggggaagtgccacctataaaccatcttgtatatgttttctttgaatgctgtagatattgtaagtttaatggtcttactccatagatcccaggttttttgttttttttaagagcagcgtttctcaatcttagcagtTTTAAGATGCACGGTTCAATTTCCGGAATTCCTCACAGCCAGCATGCTCTGTTGAAGTCCCacgttttaaagttgctgaggctgGGAAACACTGCCTTACAGCAATGAGATAGTTCAGATATTTATGTGGATTATGTGTGCTTGCCTTTTGGTCTTTCAGTGAAATTGGAAGAGCatggcaatagcatttagacttgtataccgcttcacagtgcaatagaatagaatggaatggaatggaatagaaaaggagaaatagaatagaatagaattctttattggccaagtgtggtaaggtacaacacttaatgatagtcataggtacaAATAAGccctacaaacaaacaaacaaatggtttcctgcaaaagcccacttccctttcatttattatcatatttcctatgggaggggccattcaccattcacctgtggctttactcccaagtcaaccctgatttctcagctgttcttttcttctggcagctctgcacatgcacacactgggaacaggctccagctgttcctctgcctcactgttctctagctctgaaggcagctgagaactgccagacgcccttggccccctctctgcctccgatgcggagccctcatccgagccttccccagcctccaggactggcccatgctcctccccaacctcctcactgtccgattctgccggcagctccgctggctgctaacaggccacaacacctattgttcaagtctgtcaagatcccttCTGAATCTCAAGTCTATCTTAcatcttattttatatttttgaaagTAACTATTACACTTTTGACTTATTTGAGCCTGCAGTGACTTCCCTAGTGTGACATTTTGTGTCATATAGTACTGCATTGCATTCAGGAAATTGATAAGCATAGATACAGTGGCTCTTTAGGAGGGTTGGTGGGGGAAAGAATGGAAAATTGACGACTATTATCCCAACAAAATCCCATCATGCCAGAGTGGAGATGAGCTCAGGGTTATTTCCATGCTGTATTGTATGTCTTCAACTCTAATCATAGTACTGATTTGATAAAACTATTCAGAGTGAACAGAGTCAATGTAATAGAAACTTATGTAATGAGTGACAGCCACTTACCTATTACTGCTCAATAAATTTTCTGTTTAAGGGACACTTTTTGTAATTCTAGAAATAAAATTATGATTTTGTAATTTTATCAACACTTTGATTCAATCTTTTTATCTGCTCCTAATGCTTTTAGGAAACATTCTCCTACAGATGATGAAGACAAAGCAAATCCTCAAATGAAAAAAACAGATACTCCTGTTTCTTAAAGCACCTATtatcaaaattaatattttactcACATTAATGTATCCCCACTCCACGTGAAGACACTGTACAGAATTATAAATActggaataaaattatttttgcataTTAGTAAATCTGGTTATTTTCTCTACAGAGAATTCATATTACTTGTTCATGTTCTGTAAAATTGCCGTGAATGTTGAATTAAAAAATGCTGAAACCTCAGCTGGGAACAGCTGTGTATCAGGTGATTCAAATGATTTGCTGCTCTGCATGTATGTAAAGAAGTGTCTAAGCATTGTGATTGTGGAGTTTGTGGTAACAAATTAATTTTGGCAAGTATGAAATTTGCGGTACACATATGCCTCaat
The DNA window shown above is from Thamnophis elegans isolate rThaEle1 chromosome 9, rThaEle1.pri, whole genome shotgun sequence and carries:
- the LOC116513141 gene encoding OCIA domain-containing protein 1-like isoform X1, with protein sequence MDSTPVDTLASSTENKTQNLLSYPRRLTGAEIENINQRCKEESFWYRALPLSLGSMLIAQGLISKGIIKTASLNTVVVVGAVAFFAGKMLYIEKCTESFRNLLVPFGPEQSRKHSPTDDEDKANPQMKKTDTPVS
- the LOC116513141 gene encoding uncharacterized protein LOC116513141 isoform X2; the encoded protein is MDSTPVDTLASSTENKTQNLLSYPRRLTGAEIENINQRCKEESFWYRGIIKTASLNTVVVVGAVAFFAGKMLYIEKCTESFRNLLVPFGPEQSRKHSPTDDEDKANPQMKKTDTPVS